The following are encoded together in the Cyanobacterium aponinum PCC 10605 genome:
- a CDS encoding recombinase family protein, translating into MLKYIIYSGKSYQKIVDCLNAQSIPTKQGKELSFNVVYRICQDKAS; encoded by the coding sequence TTGTTAAAATACATCATATATTCTGGGAAAAGCTACCAGAAAATAGTTGATTGTCTCAATGCCCAAAGTATTCCCACTAAACAAGGCAAGGAATTAAGTTTTAATGTAGTTTATAGAATCTGTCAGGATAAGGCTAGTTGA
- a CDS encoding RNA-guided endonuclease InsQ/TnpB family protein — translation MLKVIKIRIYPDSSQKLALAKAFGSCRWLWNHFLNLMNETYKQTGKGLSGYDVKKLIPELKKQEETSWLSETYSQCLQQVCLNLGVAFNNFFEKRAKYPNFKSKHGKQSLQYPSNVSIKGDCLNVPKIGLVYAKIHRPIDGKIKTVTITKNCCNQYYASVLVDDGKDKPKVSSEGKAIGIDLGLNHFAITSDGSKFDNPKILKKHEVNLKRKQQQLSRKQKGSNNRNKARLKVAKVHKKITNCREDFLHKLSRRIVNENQVIVLEDLNVKGMIKNHCLAKAIQQVGWGQFCTMLKYKAEQEGKTYMEVDRFFPSSKTCHVCLKRVDSLPLDIRHWECPKCKTKHDRDINAAINIRDEGLRILKTGLTRSGNKFRTQPLTSGTGDKAYCPDVRRGRGGRKKSTTPLSVG, via the coding sequence ATGTTAAAAGTCATTAAAATCAGAATTTATCCAGATTCATCTCAAAAACTAGCACTGGCAAAAGCCTTTGGTAGTTGTAGATGGCTTTGGAATCATTTTTTGAATTTAATGAATGAGACTTATAAACAGACAGGTAAAGGTTTATCAGGTTACGATGTTAAGAAGTTAATCCCTGAGCTAAAAAAACAGGAGGAAACTTCTTGGTTGTCTGAAACTTACTCTCAGTGCTTACAACAGGTTTGTTTAAATCTTGGAGTAGCCTTTAATAATTTCTTTGAAAAAAGAGCAAAGTATCCTAATTTTAAAAGCAAACATGGTAAGCAGTCTTTACAATACCCTAGTAATGTCAGTATTAAAGGCGACTGTCTTAATGTTCCTAAAATTGGTTTGGTTTATGCAAAAATTCACCGTCCTATTGATGGAAAAATTAAAACCGTAACTATTACCAAGAATTGTTGTAATCAATATTATGCCTCTGTCTTGGTTGATGATGGTAAAGATAAACCAAAAGTAAGCTCTGAAGGTAAAGCTATAGGAATTGATTTGGGATTAAATCATTTTGCTATTACCAGTGATGGGAGTAAGTTTGATAACCCAAAAATATTAAAAAAACATGAAGTTAACTTAAAGAGAAAACAGCAACAATTATCCCGTAAACAAAAAGGGTCAAATAATCGAAATAAAGCAAGATTAAAAGTTGCTAAAGTACATAAAAAAATTACTAATTGCCGTGAGGATTTTCTACACAAACTATCTCGTAGGATAGTAAACGAAAACCAAGTTATAGTGCTAGAAGACCTCAATGTTAAAGGTATGATAAAAAATCATTGCCTAGCCAAAGCTATTCAACAGGTAGGTTGGGGGCAATTTTGTACCATGCTTAAATATAAAGCGGAACAAGAAGGAAAAACATATATGGAAGTAGATAGATTTTTCCCCAGTTCTAAAACTTGTCATGTATGCCTTAAGAGAGTAGATAGTTTGCCTTTGGACATAAGACATTGGGAATGTCCAAAATGTAAGACAAAGCATGACAGGGATATAAATGCGGCAATTAACATCCGAGATGAAGGACTACGAATATTAAAGACGGGGCTTACAAGGAGCGGAAATAAATTCCGCACACAGCCCCTCACCTCTGGAACGGGGGATAAAGCCTATTGCCCAGATGTAAGACGTGGTAGAGGAGGACGTAAGAAATCTACTACACCGCTATCTGTTGGGTAG
- a CDS encoding aromatic ring-hydroxylating dioxygenase subunit alpha: protein MIQQTKNKRVFNHPERFIEGWYWLLPSKDLPKNKVKAVSLLGRDLAVYRTYTGNVVAMDAYCPHMGAHLAEGKVEGESLRCFFHNWKFSADGSCVEIPCLVKTLPLKVNTWPVQEAYGLIWLWTGNEVKLPIPFAPELEKEEVSTCISKIFVKECHPNVVMINAIDAHHFNTVHNFPVEIKFKSEIINPSVITFSNTTKGGKDSWLINLIQPFYKEQGTYSMCYWYGTVGTVTLGPDFLHFYIMFALRMLENGKTEGAMVSMTKRRSGFFGAVFNKLILWVTILVGEYFAKGDTQIFKTIKFNLKTPVWADHSIMEFIDHVEHQTVLQWGSWEQITEGIDSHLTNNP, encoded by the coding sequence ATGATACAACAAACAAAAAATAAGCGAGTATTTAATCATCCTGAACGCTTTATCGAAGGTTGGTATTGGCTTTTACCCTCGAAAGATTTACCAAAAAATAAAGTTAAAGCGGTGTCCTTGTTAGGACGAGATTTAGCCGTTTATCGTACCTATACGGGAAATGTTGTTGCCATGGATGCTTATTGTCCACACATGGGAGCTCATCTAGCCGAAGGTAAAGTAGAAGGAGAAAGTTTGCGCTGTTTTTTTCATAATTGGAAATTTAGTGCGGATGGTAGTTGTGTAGAAATTCCTTGCTTGGTCAAAACATTACCTCTGAAAGTCAATACTTGGCCCGTACAAGAGGCTTATGGTTTGATTTGGTTATGGACTGGAAATGAAGTGAAGCTACCGATTCCTTTTGCTCCTGAATTAGAAAAGGAAGAAGTTTCTACTTGTATAAGTAAAATCTTTGTCAAAGAATGTCATCCCAATGTGGTTATGATTAATGCCATTGATGCCCACCACTTTAACACAGTACATAATTTTCCCGTAGAAATTAAGTTTAAATCGGAAATTATTAATCCTAGTGTTATTACCTTTAGCAACACTACCAAAGGAGGCAAAGATTCTTGGTTAATTAATTTAATTCAACCTTTTTATAAGGAACAAGGCACTTATAGTATGTGTTATTGGTATGGCACTGTAGGAACTGTAACTCTTGGACCAGATTTTTTGCATTTTTATATTATGTTTGCGTTACGAATGTTAGAAAATGGTAAAACTGAAGGTGCAATGGTATCAATGACAAAACGTCGTTCAGGATTTTTTGGAGCAGTATTTAATAAACTTATACTTTGGGTCACAATTTTAGTGGGCGAATATTTTGCTAAGGGTGATACACAAATATTTAAAACTATTAAGTTTAATTTAAAAACCCCCGTTTGGGCTGATCATTCTATTATGGAATTTATTGATCATGTTGAACA